From one Saprospiraceae bacterium genomic stretch:
- the polA gene encoding DNA polymerase I: protein MSKKLFLLDAYALIYRAYYAFIRTPIVNSKGFNTSAIYGFTITLMEVLEKQKPTHIAVVFDHSSQTLREQEYSNYKANREETPQPIKDANPWIRDIIKGMNIPYYDMEGYEADDIIATLAAKAAKEDFDVFIMTGDKDLAQCVNHKVKMYRPGKQGAPAEILGIEEVKEKFSIQDPLQIIDLLGLMGDAVDNIPGVSGVGEKTAVKLIEEFGSIENIYERIDEVKGKLKDKLLEGKENAFLSKRLATVVSDVAIDLDENALVMEAPNREVLSPIFAELEFRTIGKRLFGDEFSVNRKAAPSSTPTLFEDITEESDSMDDGIEAANTIANTPHTYHIAQNEAEHKSLVVLLLGQKEIAFDTETTGLDSIDTNVIGMSFSYQAHDAWFVPVPIDFDQAKEIVLRFKPVLESETITKIGHNIKFDWQVIRQYGVEIKAPFYDTMVAHYLIDANQRHKMDFLAETYLQYTPVPIEALIGKAGKRQKSMSEVALKEIAEYAAEDADVTFRFKKVFDPLLSQKELTKLYHEVELPLVETLQEMEWQGVQVDAVFLKEYSDQLGVELTEIKEKIFEQVGAQFNLDSPKQMGEILFDRMKIPYTGPKTKTGQYQTNEDTLSKLADAHPIIDAIVNYRELAKLKSTYVDSIPALINHRTGRLHTTFNQTIAATGRLSSINPNLQNIPIRTDRGKEIRKAFIPRDAEHIILSADYSQIELRIIADISKDENMMAAFQAGEDIHTATASKVFNVPSAEVTKEMRRRAKAVNFGIAYGQSVFGLSQTLNISRGEAKEIIDNYFTQFPGIKQYMTDTIAFAKKHGYVQTLLGRRRYLPEINERNFTVRGQAERNAINSPIQGSAADMIKVAMVKLHERLKKEQFKSVMTLQVHDELVFDVLRTELERIKPVIEHEMKIAIPGLTVPIVVEMGSGDNWLDAH, encoded by the coding sequence ATGAGCAAAAAGCTATTCCTTCTGGACGCATATGCATTGATCTATCGAGCCTATTATGCATTTATCCGCACCCCGATCGTTAACTCTAAAGGATTTAATACCTCTGCCATCTATGGATTTACTATCACCTTGATGGAAGTTCTGGAAAAGCAAAAGCCAACGCATATCGCCGTCGTGTTTGATCATTCATCACAGACCCTTCGCGAACAAGAATACAGTAACTACAAAGCCAATAGGGAGGAAACTCCACAGCCCATCAAAGATGCCAATCCCTGGATCCGAGACATCATCAAGGGGATGAATATTCCCTATTACGACATGGAGGGTTATGAAGCAGATGATATCATCGCTACGCTGGCAGCCAAAGCAGCCAAAGAGGACTTCGATGTATTCATCATGACCGGGGATAAAGACCTGGCCCAATGTGTCAATCATAAAGTCAAAATGTATCGCCCCGGCAAACAGGGAGCTCCTGCAGAAATACTCGGAATAGAAGAAGTCAAAGAGAAGTTTTCGATACAGGATCCACTTCAGATTATCGATTTATTGGGGCTTATGGGTGATGCCGTGGACAATATACCCGGCGTATCCGGAGTCGGTGAAAAAACTGCAGTCAAACTGATTGAAGAGTTTGGATCTATAGAAAATATTTATGAGCGAATCGATGAGGTCAAAGGAAAATTAAAAGACAAACTGCTCGAGGGAAAAGAAAATGCCTTTCTATCCAAAAGGCTTGCTACCGTGGTGTCGGATGTCGCCATTGACCTGGACGAAAATGCCTTGGTGATGGAAGCACCCAACCGGGAGGTGCTTTCTCCGATATTTGCCGAACTGGAGTTTCGCACGATCGGAAAAAGATTGTTTGGTGATGAATTCAGCGTCAATCGCAAAGCAGCTCCTTCTTCCACTCCTACCCTATTTGAAGATATTACTGAAGAATCCGACTCCATGGATGACGGAATCGAAGCTGCAAATACCATAGCCAATACACCTCATACCTATCATATCGCTCAGAATGAGGCAGAACACAAATCTTTGGTGGTGCTCCTCCTGGGACAAAAAGAAATCGCCTTTGATACAGAGACGACCGGGCTGGATTCGATCGATACGAATGTGATCGGGATGTCCTTTTCATATCAGGCCCACGATGCCTGGTTTGTGCCTGTTCCTATTGATTTTGATCAAGCCAAAGAGATCGTCCTCAGGTTCAAGCCCGTTTTAGAGAGTGAGACCATCACCAAAATCGGACACAATATCAAATTTGACTGGCAGGTGATCAGACAATATGGGGTAGAGATCAAAGCCCCATTCTATGACACGATGGTCGCCCATTACCTGATCGATGCCAATCAACGACACAAAATGGACTTTCTGGCAGAGACCTACCTACAATATACTCCCGTGCCCATAGAAGCCTTAATAGGCAAAGCAGGTAAAAGGCAAAAGTCCATGTCTGAGGTTGCACTTAAAGAAATAGCAGAGTATGCCGCAGAAGATGCTGATGTCACTTTTAGGTTTAAAAAAGTTTTTGACCCTTTGCTCAGTCAAAAGGAACTGACCAAACTCTACCATGAAGTTGAATTGCCTCTTGTGGAGACTTTGCAGGAAATGGAATGGCAGGGAGTCCAGGTGGATGCAGTTTTTCTCAAGGAGTATTCCGATCAATTAGGTGTAGAACTCACTGAGATCAAAGAAAAAATATTCGAACAGGTAGGAGCTCAGTTTAATTTGGATTCGCCCAAACAAATGGGGGAAATCCTTTTTGACCGCATGAAAATACCTTATACCGGACCCAAGACAAAAACAGGTCAATATCAAACCAACGAAGACACCTTGTCCAAACTCGCAGACGCACATCCCATCATCGATGCAATCGTCAATTATCGGGAGCTGGCCAAACTTAAGTCAACTTATGTGGATTCTATTCCTGCCCTGATCAATCATCGCACAGGCAGACTTCATACGACTTTTAATCAGACTATTGCAGCTACAGGCAGACTCAGTTCTATCAATCCCAATTTGCAAAACATACCTATCCGCACCGACCGAGGCAAGGAAATCCGTAAAGCTTTTATTCCACGCGATGCAGAGCATATCATCCTGTCCGCTGACTACTCTCAGATCGAGCTCCGGATCATCGCAGACATTAGCAAGGACGAAAATATGATGGCAGCATTCCAGGCAGGAGAAGACATCCATACGGCTACGGCATCCAAGGTATTTAATGTCCCCTCTGCAGAAGTAACCAAAGAAATGCGTCGACGAGCCAAGGCGGTCAATTTTGGCATTGCTTATGGTCAATCTGTATTTGGCCTCAGCCAGACATTGAATATATCCCGCGGGGAAGCTAAAGAGATCATCGATAATTATTTTACCCAGTTTCCGGGAATAAAACAATACATGACGGACACTATCGCTTTTGCTAAAAAGCATGGGTATGTGCAGACGCTTTTAGGTCGCAGACGATATCTGCCAGAAATTAATGAACGCAACTTCACCGTTAGAGGACAAGCAGAACGAAATGCGATCAATTCACCTATCCAGGGCTCAGCCGCCGATATGATCAAAGTGGCCATGGTCAAACTTCATGAAAGACTAAAAAAGGAACAATTCAAATCAGTGATGACCCTGCAGGTGCATGACGAATTGGTATTTGATGTATTGCGAACAGAGCTTGAGCGTATCAAACCTGTCATAGAACATGAAATGAAAATAGCCATACCCGGACTGACCGTACCGATCGTAGTCGAGATGGGAAGCGGGGACAATTGGTTGGATGCTCATTGA
- a CDS encoding FAD-binding protein has translation MKRKDFIHHAAMAAAGSMLLPLANCKTTPMVIRKNWAGNYQYQAKNLYTPQTVEETQSLVKKLSTQKALGSCHCFNDIADSPLNQISTANLNKLVSLDSTGRSVTVESGVRYGQFAPELDHLGFALHNLASLPHISVAGAASTATHGSGVTNGNLATAVKAFEFISADGALHQLSKEKDGEKFNAMVVGLGAFGIITKVTLQVEPTYRVRQDLYQDLPLSSLQEHFDEIMSSGYSVSLFTDWQNKAISQVWIKRKVESDTKDLGLDFFGARAATKNLHPITRLSSENCTEQMGVAGTWYERLPHFKMGFTPSSGEELQAEFFVPRKNAVDAIIALEKKGDLIYPQLMITEIRTIAADDLWMSTAYQQDSVAIHFTLKQNIPEVMALLPIIEAELAPFGVRPHWGKLFTVDPKSLHARYPKYDEFLALVKEYDPKGKFRNKYLDLNIYG, from the coding sequence ATGAAAAGAAAAGATTTTATCCATCATGCTGCCATGGCGGCTGCCGGAAGTATGTTATTACCTTTGGCTAATTGTAAAACTACTCCCATGGTCATAAGAAAAAACTGGGCCGGCAACTATCAGTACCAGGCTAAAAATCTGTACACGCCTCAGACAGTCGAAGAAACACAGTCCCTGGTAAAAAAACTTTCTACTCAAAAAGCATTGGGTTCCTGTCATTGTTTTAACGATATCGCCGACAGCCCTTTGAATCAGATTTCAACTGCAAATTTAAACAAGTTGGTGTCTTTGGATTCCACTGGCCGATCAGTGACTGTTGAGTCTGGAGTGAGATATGGTCAGTTTGCCCCTGAATTAGATCATTTGGGGTTTGCCCTCCATAACCTGGCTTCCTTACCCCATATCTCAGTGGCTGGAGCAGCTTCGACGGCTACTCATGGCTCTGGAGTCACCAATGGCAACCTGGCTACAGCGGTCAAAGCATTTGAATTTATCTCGGCTGATGGCGCTTTGCACCAACTCAGTAAAGAAAAAGATGGCGAAAAATTCAATGCTATGGTAGTTGGTCTCGGGGCATTTGGGATCATCACTAAAGTGACCCTGCAAGTAGAACCAACTTACCGGGTGCGTCAGGATTTGTATCAGGACCTACCCCTAAGTTCATTACAGGAACATTTTGATGAAATCATGTCATCCGGATATAGTGTCAGTCTTTTTACAGATTGGCAAAATAAGGCGATCTCCCAGGTATGGATTAAGAGAAAAGTGGAGAGTGACACTAAAGATCTTGGACTGGATTTTTTTGGAGCGAGAGCAGCCACTAAAAACTTGCATCCCATCACCAGACTATCATCGGAAAACTGTACCGAACAAATGGGCGTGGCCGGCACCTGGTACGAAAGACTACCTCACTTCAAAATGGGATTTACACCCAGCAGTGGAGAGGAGCTGCAGGCGGAGTTTTTTGTCCCTCGTAAAAATGCAGTCGATGCCATTATAGCATTGGAAAAAAAAGGAGATCTCATCTATCCTCAATTGATGATCACTGAGATCAGAACTATCGCTGCAGATGATCTATGGATGAGCACGGCCTATCAACAAGATTCAGTCGCCATCCACTTTACATTAAAACAAAATATACCGGAGGTCATGGCCTTACTACCAATCATTGAAGCAGAGTTGGCACCATTTGGCGTAAGACCACACTGGGGTAAATTATTTACAGTCGACCCCAAAAGCTTACATGCCAGGTATCCAAAATATGATGAGTTTCTTGCTCTGGTCAAAGAATATGATCCCAAAGGCAAATTTCGAAATAAGTACCTCGACCTGAATATTTATGGTTGA
- a CDS encoding SRPBCC family protein, producing the protein MKLSFRIKKQADFVYDYLTDMQKFASVHPLISKIDEIGHQKYLVHEYIRWGIIPVSFTYPVTIESYRAKNLILMQAVVMKLTKIEMVYVLSADDDFTVIDENITVKSPLPIKSIIERIFRKQHGLLFKNIEAL; encoded by the coding sequence ATGAAATTATCATTTAGAATTAAAAAACAAGCAGACTTCGTATATGATTATCTGACTGACATGCAAAAATTTGCTTCTGTTCACCCGTTGATTTCAAAAATAGACGAGATCGGCCATCAAAAATATCTCGTACATGAGTATATAAGATGGGGCATCATCCCTGTTTCATTTACCTATCCTGTGACCATTGAAAGCTACCGGGCTAAAAACTTAATACTTATGCAAGCGGTTGTTATGAAGTTGACTAAAATTGAAATGGTCTACGTACTTTCAGCAGACGATGATTTCACGGTGATTGACGAAAATATCACTGTTAAATCGCCTTTACCCATTAAATCAATTATAGAAAGAATCTTCCGCAAACAACACGGACTATTATTCAAAAATATAGAAGCGCTTTAA
- a CDS encoding SusD/RagB family nutrient-binding outer membrane lipoprotein produces the protein MKNIYNSVFILFILLLTSCEKYLDVNFDPRNPQVAQGFAILPPIFSQMARGESFDTRYVGAYTQNWCTRTANNIWDQHGYAAGSDAAGEIWRSHYWSIGKNVDLIVDDATAKEQWDYVGAALAIRAWSWQRTTDQHGEIILKEAWEPNRYVFDYDTQDEVYAEVVRVANLALDNLNKTGAAVDEASLGRGDLVYKGNRAKWIKFVYGVLARNAHRLTNKSTYDPAKVIEYVDKSFTSNADNFAVPHAGTSSSDGNFYGPTRNNLANFRPTKFIVGLLDGTTFKGVKDPRISLMLAPSPDGKFYGVTPTKVDSTNNTNDPKRIPLLWGGAPTLAVASQPGIYIFKDNADHQIMNYSELQFMKAEAAFIKGDKPLAYDAFKKGIIAHMDFCKVSAANRDAYMTSAAVPQAAADLKLSDIMLQKYISQWVLGSVETWVDMRRYHYDPAVYTGFELPAILYSGNNGKPAYRMRPRYNSEYVWNLETLNKLGGADIDYHTKEMWFTQK, from the coding sequence ATGAAAAACATATATAATTCAGTTTTTATACTATTCATACTGCTATTGACATCTTGTGAAAAATACCTCGATGTCAATTTTGATCCGCGTAATCCACAGGTAGCTCAGGGTTTTGCTATACTGCCACCTATTTTTTCACAGATGGCAAGGGGAGAGTCTTTTGATACCCGATACGTAGGCGCATATACCCAAAATTGGTGTACCAGAACAGCAAATAATATCTGGGATCAACATGGTTATGCCGCTGGAAGTGATGCCGCAGGAGAAATCTGGAGATCCCATTATTGGTCTATTGGTAAAAATGTAGACCTTATAGTTGACGATGCAACAGCCAAAGAACAATGGGATTATGTTGGAGCAGCCCTGGCTATCCGCGCATGGAGTTGGCAGCGCACCACTGATCAGCATGGAGAAATCATTCTCAAAGAAGCCTGGGAACCCAACCGCTATGTATTTGACTACGATACCCAGGATGAAGTATATGCTGAGGTTGTGAGAGTGGCCAATCTCGCATTGGACAACCTCAACAAAACCGGAGCTGCAGTAGATGAAGCTTCCTTAGGCAGAGGTGATCTTGTATATAAAGGAAATCGAGCAAAATGGATAAAATTTGTATATGGAGTATTGGCCAGAAATGCACATCGATTGACCAATAAATCGACCTATGATCCAGCCAAAGTCATCGAGTACGTAGATAAATCCTTTACCTCCAATGCGGATAACTTTGCTGTTCCTCATGCGGGTACCAGTTCCTCTGATGGTAATTTTTATGGACCTACGAGGAACAACCTGGCTAATTTCAGACCTACTAAATTTATTGTAGGGCTATTGGATGGTACCACTTTCAAAGGGGTAAAGGATCCACGAATTTCGTTAATGCTGGCACCTAGCCCAGATGGCAAATTCTACGGAGTCACTCCGACCAAAGTAGACTCTACCAACAATACCAATGATCCTAAAAGGATACCTTTATTGTGGGGAGGAGCTCCGACTTTAGCTGTTGCTTCGCAACCTGGTATCTATATATTTAAGGACAATGCGGATCACCAGATTATGAATTATTCTGAATTACAATTTATGAAAGCAGAGGCAGCTTTTATTAAAGGAGACAAGCCTCTCGCATATGATGCTTTCAAAAAAGGAATTATAGCTCATATGGATTTTTGTAAAGTCAGTGCCGCCAATCGAGACGCTTATATGACGAGTGCTGCTGTCCCTCAGGCCGCTGCTGATCTCAAACTAAGTGACATTATGTTGCAAAAATATATATCACAATGGGTATTGGGGTCGGTTGAAACCTGGGTAGACATGAGAAGATATCATTATGATCCTGCTGTATATACCGGATTCGAACTTCCTGCAATACTGTATAGTGGCAATAATGGCAAACCCGCATATCGAATGAGACCCAGATACAACTCCGAATATGTATGGAATCTGGAAACTCTGAACAAATTGGGTGGAGCAGACATCGACTATCATACCAAAGAGATGTGGTTTACTCAAAAATAA
- a CDS encoding SusC/RagA family TonB-linked outer membrane protein: protein MAFTSMVQAQSVSGKVTDKDGEPLPGAAVQVKGTLNGTVTDIEGYYQLTANADDILVISYIGMENQEVAVLGKSVVNVIMDSDVKILSEVIVTALGIKEDRKNLSYSAQSIGGKELQETQRDNAVMGLQGRVAGLSLTPTSGIPGSSINITLRGVNSIGNSNQPLFVVDGLPINSGTFDTHNLYSDGAGVAGNVTNNRDDVANRVTDINPNDIENITVLKGPEAAALYGNEGANGVILITTKKGKVGSGRLNYSNRFTTSAINLFPETQTTYARGLNGKNDLATSSFFGEKISAGTKLYDNIGAFYQNGSNSRHDLSFDGGTQSLTYRLSGSYFDTKGVIPESGQKQLNVALNMDAQLLKNLRGSARLNYISNNSFIPPGGANGYLLSVLNYPQYIDITDYLNPDGTRKQTTSLSPSSELDNPLFLVNKNKRTDNTNRTISNVSLTYDPLSWFSVTARMGADIYSSLGNRFYHPESVIANARKGFIENYSDDGRILNGNIFATLKKKVGKIGGSLLVGTSIDDRESDINATYGENLFLPDFNSINNTSPTTQRGKSNLKRTRLLGAFAKAEINLNDLLIFNLTGRNDWSSTLPVSNRSYFYPSAGVSFLLTSLPMFKDNDRVLSFAKLRASYAEVGNPAPAYQIQARLVPQTSTGGGFLFDFYGDNPALKPETVSSYEIGGDFSFYKGLINLDLAWFSKSIVDQIVTQRLSYGTGFIFGLLNGGELNTKGFEVQLGLNPFRNNKFDWNLNVNFTTYATKVVSLPAQVSEYYNSDTWVYDNARASAFSPADILAARFNSPTNRFYAPLNSRGAGTATAIGGFSYLRNSKGDVLINATSGLPLSNANFLPIGDRNPDFTIGLVNKLTLNKNLSLSFLVDIRKGGDIFNGNAFYLTRSGLSLNTLDRETPFVVKGVLKDGKEESENPTVNTIAIDRNLSSTYYTTSIQPEDFVERDINWVRLRDLTLKYDFPASMLKGSGVFKSLGVFVNGTDLFLSTNYSGADPYVSSTTPATGGAGGYGFDYGKLSLPKTFSVGVNLGL from the coding sequence ATGGCTTTTACAAGTATGGTCCAAGCCCAATCTGTTTCGGGCAAAGTGACTGACAAAGATGGAGAGCCTTTGCCTGGTGCTGCCGTGCAGGTAAAAGGCACCCTCAACGGAACTGTAACCGATATAGAAGGCTATTATCAATTGACTGCCAATGCTGATGATATCCTCGTGATCTCCTATATCGGGATGGAAAACCAGGAAGTGGCAGTCCTCGGAAAATCAGTGGTCAATGTAATTATGGATTCCGATGTCAAGATATTATCTGAGGTGATTGTAACTGCTTTAGGTATCAAAGAAGACCGGAAGAACCTAAGTTATTCGGCTCAAAGTATTGGTGGTAAAGAATTGCAAGAGACACAGCGTGACAATGCTGTGATGGGCTTACAAGGAAGGGTGGCTGGCCTATCACTCACACCAACCAGTGGTATACCAGGTTCATCCATCAATATTACCTTAAGAGGTGTCAACTCGATCGGCAACAGCAATCAACCACTCTTTGTAGTGGACGGACTACCCATAAACAGCGGAACTTTTGATACTCACAATCTATATTCTGACGGCGCTGGTGTAGCAGGTAATGTGACCAACAATCGAGATGATGTGGCCAACAGAGTGACGGATATTAACCCTAATGATATCGAAAATATAACCGTACTCAAAGGCCCAGAAGCTGCAGCATTGTATGGTAATGAAGGAGCTAATGGGGTCATCCTTATTACCACAAAAAAAGGCAAAGTAGGTTCAGGGCGACTTAATTATAGCAATCGTTTTACCACTTCAGCCATCAACTTATTCCCTGAAACCCAAACCACCTATGCACGTGGCCTAAATGGTAAAAATGATCTCGCAACCTCAAGCTTTTTTGGAGAAAAAATTTCTGCAGGTACCAAACTGTATGATAATATCGGAGCATTTTACCAAAACGGGTCTAACTCCCGACATGACTTGAGTTTTGATGGTGGTACTCAAAGTTTAACTTATAGGCTTTCCGGATCATACTTTGACACCAAAGGTGTGATCCCAGAATCAGGACAAAAACAACTCAATGTAGCACTCAACATGGATGCTCAATTATTGAAAAATCTCCGAGGATCAGCGAGATTAAATTATATCAGCAATAATTCTTTTATACCTCCTGGGGGAGCAAACGGGTATCTGCTTAGTGTATTGAATTACCCACAATATATAGACATCACTGATTACCTCAATCCGGATGGCACACGAAAGCAAACAACATCGCTCAGCCCTTCAAGCGAATTGGATAATCCATTATTTCTTGTAAATAAAAACAAACGGACTGATAATACCAACCGCACCATATCCAATGTATCTCTAACATATGACCCACTGTCCTGGTTTTCAGTGACAGCAAGGATGGGAGCAGATATATACAGTTCGTTGGGCAATCGTTTTTATCACCCGGAGTCTGTGATAGCTAATGCGAGAAAAGGATTTATTGAAAACTATAGTGACGACGGTCGAATCCTCAATGGAAATATATTTGCAACTTTAAAGAAGAAAGTTGGCAAAATCGGCGGTTCGCTTTTAGTGGGTACTTCTATAGATGATAGAGAATCTGATATCAATGCTACCTATGGTGAAAATTTATTCTTACCTGATTTTAATAGCATAAATAATACCAGTCCAACTACTCAAAGAGGCAAAAGCAATCTGAAAAGAACTCGACTTCTAGGCGCTTTTGCTAAGGCTGAAATCAACCTCAACGACCTCCTGATATTCAACCTTACAGGACGAAACGACTGGTCGTCGACTTTGCCGGTTTCTAACAGATCTTATTTTTACCCATCGGCGGGTGTCTCATTTTTATTGACCAGTCTGCCTATGTTTAAGGACAATGACAGGGTACTTTCCTTTGCCAAATTAAGGGCATCCTATGCTGAGGTGGGTAACCCCGCTCCTGCCTATCAAATCCAGGCCCGATTGGTACCTCAAACCTCTACTGGTGGAGGATTTCTATTTGACTTCTATGGTGACAATCCTGCGCTCAAACCTGAGACTGTGAGTAGCTACGAGATTGGAGGAGATTTTTCATTTTACAAAGGACTGATTAATCTGGATCTGGCCTGGTTTTCAAAAAGCATCGTAGACCAGATCGTCACCCAACGGCTCAGTTATGGAACAGGGTTCATCTTCGGGCTATTAAATGGAGGAGAACTTAATACAAAAGGATTTGAAGTTCAGCTGGGATTGAATCCATTCAGAAATAATAAATTTGACTGGAATCTCAATGTCAATTTTACAACATACGCGACTAAAGTAGTATCTCTCCCCGCTCAAGTAAGTGAATATTATAATTCTGATACCTGGGTCTATGACAATGCCAGAGCTAGTGCTTTTTCCCCGGCAGACATTTTAGCAGCAAGATTTAATTCTCCAACAAACAGATTTTATGCCCCCTTAAATAGTCGCGGTGCTGGTACTGCAACTGCAATTGGTGGATTTAGCTATCTGAGAAACAGCAAAGGTGATGTGCTAATCAATGCTACGAGTGGATTACCACTCTCCAATGCCAATTTTTTACCTATAGGAGATAGAAATCCAGACTTTACAATCGGTTTGGTCAATAAATTGACACTTAATAAAAATCTAAGTCTATCTTTCCTGGTAGATATCCGAAAGGGGGGAGATATATTTAATGGAAATGCTTTTTATCTAACCAGATCAGGCTTAAGTCTAAATACACTTGACCGTGAGACACCGTTTGTAGTTAAGGGAGTACTCAAGGATGGTAAAGAAGAATCTGAAAATCCAACTGTCAATACCATTGCTATAGATCGCAATCTTTCATCTACATATTATACCACTTCTATCCAACCAGAGGATTTTGTGGAGAGGGATATTAATTGGGTCCGACTCAGAGATCTTACATTAAAATATGATTTCCCAGCTAGTATGCTGAAGGGATCGGGTGTTTTCAAATCACTGGGTGTTTTTGTCAATGGAACAGATCTCTTCCTTTCTACCAATTATAGTGGCGCAGATCCTTATGTAAGTAGCACTACACCTGCGACAGGAGGAGCTGGAGGATACGGCTTTGATTACGGTAAATTATCCTTGCCTAAAACATTCTCCGTTGGAGTTAATCTCGGCTTATAA